In Lentibacillus sp. JNUCC-1, the genomic window CGCCATATTTCCACACTCAACAAGGGCGATCGTTCACGAGCTATATTATAAAGCAAATCAGAGAAAAACAGGAAAGCGTATTTGCGGGAAACCTTCCAGACCAAACAGAGGTGACCCATTACTGTTCAGTGATGGCTGTGCCGATGATGCACAATGGGGCGGTGGAGGGTGCTGTTATTGCGGTTCATGAAGAAGCTTATTCTTTCTCCCTTGATACGTTGAAGCTCTTTCAATCGTTTATTCAACATTCAAGTCTGGCCTTTTCCAATGCATTGTTAAAAGCTGAGCTTGAAACAGCTGTGATTACGGATTATTTGACACAGTTGTATACACGGAGTCATGTGGATGAGAAGGTTATAGAACATATGCTGACCGGGAACGGAGGGGCACTTATTTTTTTTGATATTGATGATTTTAAAACGATTAATGATACATATGGGCATCACATAGGTGATGAAGTAATCATTCAAATTGCCCGGATTGTGGAGTCTACCATACCAAAGGATTCTATGGCTTGCCGTTGGGGTGGAGAGGAAATCGCCATATATATACCTGAAGCCGATATTTCTGATGGCCTTATAGTAGCCAGAGATATCAGAGAGAATATAGCCCATGAAACAGAGCCAGCCGTAACAGTTTCCTGCGGGGTGGCCTCCTGGGAAAAAGATCAAACAGATTCGGCCAGAGATCTATTCGGAAGGGCTGATCAGGCGCTGTATGAGGCAAAAGAAACCGGCAAAAACAGAATTGTGCTGGAACATAATAAGCATTTGAACTGCTGAAGTTCGTTTTGAATGACAACAAGCCCTGAATTAATTCAGGGCTTGTTCCAATTGATGCACAAATGCTTCCATATAACGCTGGTCAATCTCATCGAATCGTTCGGTGTGAGGACTGTCAATGTCCAGTACCCCATAAACGGTATCGTTTTTAATAATAGGCACAACCAGTTCGGATTGTGAAGCACTGTCACATGCGATATGCCCGGGAAACTTGGAGACATCAGCAATGCGCTGTGTTGTTTTTGTGGAGACTGCAGTACCGCATACGCCTTTTCCATAGGGAATGCGAATGCATGCAGGGAGCCCCTGAAAAGGTCCAAGCACCAGTTCATTTTCCCGCCAAATATAAAAACCGACCCAGTTAATTTCGGATAAAAACTGGTTTAGCAATGCAGCTGCATTTGACAGGATGGCCACGTGATCAGATTCACCTTCATTTAAAGCGTTAAGCTGTTTCAATAGCAGTTCATAATCTTTCTCTTGACTACCCGTGTATTTTTCTGTTTTAAACATATGACATCCTCCAATTTAAATTATTGTTCAATATTTCAATCATTGCTATAATCACCTTCAGGCAGGAATACACATGAAAAGCGTCGTATATAGATTATAGGCCATTTTTATTAAGAGAAAGGGGGCGTAAAGATCGTGAAACCTAATTCCTCAAAGCGCAAGGTGTTAGAAGCAGCCTCGCGTTTGTTCTATCAGAAGGGATTCACCGGAACATCTGTCAGAGATATTGCTGAACAAGCAGATGTGAATGTTTCCTTAATCAGCTATTATTTTAAAAATAAACAAGGATTGCTCGAATATGCTGTAACGCATTATTATGAAGCATACTTAGAAACGATTAAACATACGCTTGAAAACATGAAAGAGCAAAGCCCAGTCGTTAAACTGAACGAAATAATAAATGTCATTATACACTACAAGCAAACACATCATCAATTGTCTTGTCTCATACACCGTGAATTGTCACTTGACTCGGTATTTGTTAGAGAAGTAAGTGTGACATATCTTGCGAAAGAAAATTATTACATACGCAATG contains:
- a CDS encoding GAF domain-containing protein yields the protein MFKTEKYTGSQEKDYELLLKQLNALNEGESDHVAILSNAAALLNQFLSEINWVGFYIWRENELVLGPFQGLPACIRIPYGKGVCGTAVSTKTTQRIADVSKFPGHIACDSASQSELVVPIIKNDTVYGVLDIDSPHTERFDEIDQRYMEAFVHQLEQALN
- the refZ gene encoding forespore capture DNA-binding protein RefZ gives rise to the protein MKPNSSKRKVLEAASRLFYQKGFTGTSVRDIAEQADVNVSLISYYFKNKQGLLEYAVTHYYEAYLETIKHTLENMKEQSPVVKLNEIINVIIHYKQTHHQLSCLIHRELSLDSVFVREVSVTYLAKENYYIRNAFYDILPDHLRNKYEREFLYLQLKGMIAAPFVLQNERRDKALDQYSNELFANQYSRTIHRWITHLAAETKKK